ACCCAGCACACAACAAACGGGCGAACAATCACTCGCCCCTGCAGCGTAGCCCGAAACACCCCTGATATGTCCAGGTCTCTCTGGCCGCCGAAGACCTTCGATTCAAACCCGATACGTCAGGGGCCGGGCCAAGTGAATGGCCCGGCCTCCTGTCAATCAACTGCGTTCGTAGCACCAGACGCCGGCCTGCCTCAACAGCGCGGCTTCGACGCACCGCTTCTCAGAACGGTTTGTGTATCGGAGCCCTTTGTCCGGCCAGCCAGAGGATCTCCTCCTCCGACAGAGCCCTGTCGTAAACGCGAACATCATCCATCTGCCCGGTGAGCTCGCGCACGATATCTCCGTTGTTGTTCCACGCCCCGACCGATCCATTGCCGAGGATCATCGTCAATGGGGACGCAAACGTGCGGGAATCCTCCCGGTGGCCGTTCAAGTAGATGACTGCCTCGCGATCCGAAACAGTCAGGGCCAGATGGACCCACACATTCGCAGCGGCAACCGTCGTGCCCTGCAAATCCCCGCCGGCCAAGCCATTGATGCCGGCATTGGCCATCCCATTGCGGAACTTGCAGTGGATCCCGCCGGCCGCCCAGCCGTCACTGTTGATCCCGCCGGCAAAATCACGAGACGCCGGATCGACCGTCGAGTAGAGCCACATGGAGTAGGTACACTGATTGAACGTCGCGGTCGCACCGCCGAGTCTCGGCACGGCCATGGCGTCGTCGGTCCCGTCAAGAACCAAGACACCTCCGGCCGCATGGGCATTGCCCAGGAGCGTTCCGTTATATCCGTTCCCGGAACTGTCGAACGCGCCATTCTCAAATGTGTATTCCGCCAGCAGGCCCGCCATGCCGGGGTCAACCGGCGCAATCCGTTCCGGCGCCTGAGGATAGAGCCGAATGTCGTCAATGTACAGAACACCTGATACGCCGGCGCCTTCGACGCCGATTGTCAGCTTCGTGACCCGGCTCAGATTGCCGCCCACTGCAGACAGGTCGATGTTCCACACCTGCCAGGCGGCCTTCTTGATATCGGCCGGGTCACCATCGTAGGGCACCTTCGTGTTGTTGATCTTAACGTACAACTGCCCGCTGTTGTCCGGGCTGCCGTAGAAATACAGCGACAGACTTTTGATGCCTCTGGCGGTCCAGTCCTGTGCCTCGAACTCATATTCGGCCTCGGCCGTGGCCACGCCCGCGTTGTCGTAGAACAGCGGCATGGACTGCCGGCCGCCGTGGACGATGGTCCGCTCGGCAAATGGAGTTTCCAGATAACCGACAGTCGAGCCGGTGTTGTTCACCCACCCGTCCAGCCAGGTGTCGAAGATCGCCTTGCCGGACTCGATGTCGTCGGTATAGCTCTCGAAATCCTCGAGCACCGCGTAGGCCAAGGTCGTGAAGCTCCAGAGCTCGCCAGCCCAGACATCGTCGCTGACCGCGTCGACTCGCCAGTAGTAGGTGCCGCCAAACCGCACATCATCCGGGACATACTCGGCCTGCCCAGTCGTGGCGACGAGTTCCAGCGCATCGGGATCGGCGCCCAGATACACCTCGTGCGCGGTCGCATCGCGTCCGGCCCGCCAGTTCAGCACCACCTCCGGATCCACATCGGTTGCACCGTCGGCCGGTTGCGGCTGCCGCGCGTGGGCGGGGATGTAGAGGAAACGCACCTCGCTCAGACCGAACTGACCCATCGGACCCCACCCGCTGTTGACCGTCAGGCGGACGAACTGC
The sequence above is drawn from the Anaerobaca lacustris genome and encodes:
- a CDS encoding LamG-like jellyroll fold domain-containing protein — its product is MCTKMVRVAVTMLACLLMFTPCAQADDVVWDFENGNDHGFVLQSLVPATPAPQDPDRAGDESITGIGGPNGLPGAGIAWTICDLYEFEGLLPALTEGNNIINGRLVPTNSLPQGRGPSQLGQTGYLNTYAITMWGDNLHTATNDQVATSPLVDLGQGSVMTVHALGGTGTYRAPEHDPDPAQWYTTGSCGIAILNRSGEIVESLFTPSQNWGEYTVDLSHLAGQKVTVEVVDAFAGGWGWIAIDQIRITNAKVIGGVGLARNPSPDDQATDVPLGVTLSWTAGQYAATHDVYFGTDFTDVNDAGRANPRGVLVSQGQTATAYDPLGLLDFETVYYWRIDEVNAPPDSTIFKGNVWSFTTEPLAYSVQNIVATSNGISQPAAGPDKTVDGSGLSADDRHSIDAADMWLADPPADGDLYIEYAFDRVYKLHEMVVWNYNVQFELVLGFGLKDVTIEYSADGAEWMVLDDVQFARATARADYAANTVVDLQGVAAQFVRLTVNSGWGPMGQFGLSEVRFLYIPAHARQPQPADGATDVDPEVVLNWRAGRDATAHEVYLGADPDALELVATTGQAEYVPDDVRFGGTYYWRVDAVSDDVWAGELWSFTTLAYAVLEDFESYTDDIESGKAIFDTWLDGWVNNTGSTVGYLETPFAERTIVHGGRQSMPLFYDNAGVATAEAEYEFEAQDWTARGIKSLSLYFYGSPDNSGQLYVKINNTKVPYDGDPADIKKAAWQVWNIDLSAVGGNLSRVTKLTIGVEGAGVSGVLYIDDIRLYPQAPERIAPVDPGMAGLLAEYTFENGAFDSSGNGYNGTLLGNAHAAGGVLVLDGTDDAMAVPRLGGATATFNQCTYSMWLYSTVDPASRDFAGGINSDGWAAGGIHCKFRNGMANAGINGLAGGDLQGTTVAAANVWVHLALTVSDREAVIYLNGHREDSRTFASPLTMILGNGSVGAWNNNGDIVRELTGQMDDVRVYDRALSEEEILWLAGQRAPIHKPF